CAAAGAAATCATTAAATTTGCTAATGAAAATATATTAAAAGAGTTTTTAGACTGTTATGAAGATTTCGGTAGAGCTTTAGAAGTTGAAGATGACAAAAACTTAAGAGAAGGCATAGAACTTACTTATAACAAATTTAAAGATATTTTAGCTAAAGAAGGCGTTGAAGAAATACCTGCAAAAGGTGAAAAATTCGATTTGAATAAACATGAAGCATTAATGGTTCAAAAATCAGATGATGTTGAAAACGGATACATCATTGAAGAATTGATGAAAGGCTACATGTATAAAGATAAAGTTCTGAAATACTCAAAAGTTATTGTTTGTAAAAAATAATGTTTATTAAATAATTCATGAAAAAATAATAAGGTGATAATTATGTCTGATACTAAAAAAGAAAAAATTATTGGAATTGATTTAGGTACAAGTAACTCAGCAGCATCTGTACTTGTAGGAGGAAAACCAACAACCATTCCTTCCGCTGAAGGAGCAAGCCAATACGGTAAATCTTTCCCAAGTTATGTTGCATTTACTGACGACGGACAAATGTTAGTTGGAGAACCAGCAAGAAGACAAGCAGTTACCAACCCGGAAAATACTATAAGCGCAATCAAAAGAAGTATGGGTACTGATCACAAAGTTACTGTAAACGGAAAACAATATTCTCCACAGGAAATTTCCGCATTCATCTTACAAAAAATTAAAAAAGATGCTGAAACCTTTTTAGGCGAACCTATTGAAAAAGCTGTAATTACCGTACCTGCATACTTTGACGATAACCAAAGAACCGCAACTAAAGACGCAGGTACCATTGCTGGACTTGACGTTGTAAGACTTGTAAACGAACCAACCGCAGCAAGTTTAGCTTACGGTCTTGATAAAGCTGAAGAAGACGACATGAACATCATGGTTTACGATTTAGGTGGAGGTACCTTAGACGTAACTATTATGGAATTCGGTGGAGGAGTATTTGAAGTAAGATCCACCAGCGGAGACACCCAACTCGGTGGTACCGATATGGATAATGTATTAATCAAATACCTGGCTGATGAATTCAAAGCACAGGAAGGTATTGACTTAATGGATAATGATCAAGCAGTACAAAGGTTAAGAGAAGCTGCTGAAAAAGCAAAAATCGAATTATCCACCACTACAACCACTGAAGTAAACTTACCATTCATTGCAATGGGAACTGATGGAACCCCTAAAAACTTAATCATTTCACTCACCAGAGCAAAATTAGAAGAATTAGTTGACCACATTGTTGAAAAATCAGGTAAACCAATGCAACAAGCATTAGATGATGCTAAAATGAGCAAATCTGAAATTGATAAAATCATCTTAGTTGGTGGACCTACCAGAATGCCAATTGTGCAAAAATATGTAGAAAAATTCATAGGAAAACCAGTAGAACGTGGTATTGA
Above is a genomic segment from uncultured Methanobrevibacter sp. containing:
- a CDS encoding Hsp70 family protein: MSDTKKEKIIGIDLGTSNSAASVLVGGKPTTIPSAEGASQYGKSFPSYVAFTDDGQMLVGEPARRQAVTNPENTISAIKRSMGTDHKVTVNGKQYSPQEISAFILQKIKKDAETFLGEPIEKAVITVPAYFDDNQRTATKDAGTIAGLDVVRLVNEPTAASLAYGLDKAEEDDMNIMVYDLGGGTLDVTIMEFGGGVFEVRSTSGDTQLGGTDMDNVLIKYLADEFKAQEGIDLMDNDQAVQRLREAAEKAKIELSTTTTTEVNLPFIAMGTDGTPKNLIISLTRAKLEELVDHIVEKSGKPMQQALDDAKMSKSEIDKIILVGGPTRMPIVQKYVEKFIGKPVERGIDPMECVSMGAAIQGGVLAGEIKDIVLLDVTPLSL
- the grpE gene encoding nucleotide exchange factor GrpE produces the protein MTDENKSETEVSKKDLQEKYEELLEEVTQKSEEIEKLKEDLEKQEGETQEYISLSQRLQADFENFKKITDKQNKEIIKFANENILKEFLDCYEDFGRALEVEDDKNLREGIELTYNKFKDILAKEGVEEIPAKGEKFDLNKHEALMVQKSDDVENGYIIEELMKGYMYKDKVLKYSKVIVCKK